From Halomarina ordinaria:
ACCGGGTGCTCCTCGAACCCGACGACCTGCCGGCGGGCGGCGAGCGCGTCTGGCTGAAGGGACTCGGCTGCGTCGAGCGCACCGACGAGGGCTTCGAGTTCCGCGACGCGGGTATCGACGTCGTCCGCGAAGAGGGCGTCGACGTCGTCCACTGGGTGCCCGCCGAGACGAGCGTCCCCCTCACCCTGCGGACGATGGACGGCGACGTGACGGGGCGGGCCGAACCGGGCGTCCGCGAGTACGACGCCGACACCCTGGTGCAGTTCGAGCGCGTCGGGTTCGCCCGACTCGACACGGTCGACGACGTCGTCGTCGTCGCGTACTACGCCCACCCGTAGCCGACGAACCGGTCGGGTGCCCGGACTCCCACGCGTCCGTGAGTGCGGAGATATTTTGCCGTGGTCCGTCGTACCACGACCATGACCGAGAAGGTACTCGTCCCCGTCGACGGGTCGCCGCTGTCGATGCGCGCGCTCCGGGTCGCCCTCGCAGAGCGGTCGGACGCGACCGTCACCGCCCTGCACGTCATCGACCCGTCGGAACCGGGGTACAGTTACTTCGGCGCCGACGTCGACGTCCGCTCGGAACCGCGCCACGGGACCGACGAGTGGTTCGAACGGGCGGACGGGTACGAGCGCGACCTGTTCGCCGAGGCGGCCGACGTCGCGGCGGAGTACGACCGACCGCTGGAGACGGTGACGCTGGTCGGCGACCCCGCGCGGGTCATCGTCGACTACGTCGTCGACCACGGCTTCGACCACGTCGTCCTCGGCAGTCACGGCCGGGGCGAGGACAGCCACGTCACGCTCGGGAGCGTCACGGAGGCCGTCGCGTTCCGCGCGCCGGTACGCGTCTCCATCGTTCGCTGACCCCACCGTGACGGAGTACTACTTCATCAGCGACCTGCACATCGGCGGCGACGAACAGCTCCAGACCTGCGAGTTCGAAGCGGAGTTGACCGAGTTCCTGCAGGACCTCGCGGGCCACGACGACGCCGAACTCGTCGTCCTCGGCGACCTCTTCGGGCTGTGGGAGTTCACCGGGGTGGAGGGGCTGGCGAAACTCGACCTGCTGGAGGAGCACCACCCCTGGCTGTTCGAGCAGTTGCGCGAGACGGGCGAGACCGTCCAGATAACCCTCATCCCGGGGAACCACGACTACGAACTCGCCTGTTACCCGGAGTACGAGGAGCGCCTCGCCGAGTACAACGTCTCGCTGGAACGCGAACTGCACCTCACCCGCGAGGTGGCGGGCCGGACGGTGTGGGCCGAGCACGGGATGCAACACGACCCGAACAACCGGATGCCCGACTTCGGCAACCCCCACGCGAACCCGGTCGGCTACTTCGTCGTTCGCCGGGTGGTCGCACAGGCCGGTCGGCTGTCGGGGCACAGCCGGTACAACTGGCCCCGCGACATCCAGTCGGTCGCGCCGATGGAGGAGATTCCCCGGTGGATACTCTCGAACTACTTCTACCGGGAGATGAGCCCCTACCTGCGGTTCGTGGTCGCGCCCGTCCTCCTGCTGTTCAACGTGAGCCTGCTCTACCTCGCCGGCCTCGCCCTCGAAGAACTGGGCGCCATCCCGGCGGGGGTGCTCCAGGCGGACGCGCTCGCGCGGACCTTCGGGGTCGCGGGGTTCGTCCTGGAGGCGTTCCTGTTCGTCAACGTCCTGCTCGTCCTGTTGCTGGTCGTCGTCTCCATCCCCCTGTGGTTCTTCGACCGCGACGTCAGACGGACCATCCGACGCTTCGGCCTGCTCACGTCGGGGTTGCAGGTGGGCCAGGGCGACGAGCGTTTCCTCGACGCGGCGCGGTCGGTGTTCGCCGACCGCCCCGACGTGGCGGTGTACGTGTACGGCCACACCCACCGCGCGTCGCTCACGCGGCTCGGCGACCGACTGGTCCTCAACACCGGGACGTGGCTGAAACGGCTCGTCCGCGTCCCCGCCCGCATCGGGCGCCTCCCGGGAGTGTACCACCCCTCCTTCCGGCTCAACTACTTCCGCATCCGCGAGGAGGACGGCGACCTCGTCGTCGAGTACGAACGCATCGAGAAGGAGCCCGACGAGCGCCTGTCGCCGCTCCAGCGCCTCGTCCGCACCCGCCCTCCCCGGGAGGACCCCATCCCCGAGCGGACCGTCCTCCCGGGCGACCTCTCAGACGAGGACGACGACCACCATCGCGGCCAGCATCGCCAGCGTGAGCAGTACCTGGACGACGGTTGAGGCGAGGACGCCGACCGTCGCGTAGAGGGCCGTGCGCGCACCCGCACGAGGGTCGCGGTGGCGGCCGTACTCCAGGACGAACACCGTCCCCGCCACGCCGACGAGGAGGCCGACGGGTCCAGAGACGAGCATCAGGAGGACGCCGGCCGTCGCCGCGATGGCCGTCGTCGCCACCGACGCGCCGCCCGTTCTCGCCGCGATGGCCCCCCCGAAGTAGTCGACGAGCGCCGTCGCCACGCCGACGAGCGTGAGGCCGACGAGCACGACGAGCGTCGGGTCGGCGTACCCCGTCCCCCACCAGTAGACGTAGACGCCCGCGAGCGAGAGGAGCGCCCCGGGCAGGAGCGGGAGGACCGCACCCACCACGCCGAGCGCGAGGAGGGCGAACGCGAGCAGGGTCGTCGCCTCACTCATCGTACCGCCCCCGTTCGGCCGCCGACGCGTCGCCGCCGTAGCGCGCACAGAGCGCCCGGCAGGCCCGCCCCACGTCCCGGCGGGCGCCGCTCGCGCTGTGGTAGCCGAGTTCGGCGGCGACGGCCTCCCAGTCGTGGCCCTGGAGGACGCGCCGGACGAGGAGGCGCTCGGCGTCGGCCGAGAGGGGGCCGTCGGGGTCGGTGAGCGCCCGCACCGCGAGGCGGCGGAAGGGGTCGGGGTGGACGTCGAACTGGCCGGGGCCGTAGCCGGCGGCGGCGACGAGCCGCCACTCGCGGTCGGTGAGGGTCGCGGCGAAGGGCTCGTCGGTGGCGGCGAGCGCACCCCTGACCACGTCGGGCGGGAGGTGCGAGAGGGAATCCGAGAGGACGCCCGCGGCGCGTTCGCGGAACCAGCGGGCGTGGCGCGCCGCGAGCGCCGCCCCACGTGCGGGCCTGAGCATCGCGGCGGAGTGCTCGCCGCTCGTCTCGTTGCGCGTCGTCGAGAGGTGGACCGTCGCGTAGTCGCGACTCGCCCAGAACGAGAGCAGGCGGGGGGTCGCCCCGTAGCTGACGCCGAACCAGTCGACGTCGCCCTCGAACTCGGCGTGGACGCGGTCGAGGAGGTGGCCGCCGAGCCCCCGCGAGCGGACCGCGGGGTGGGTGGCGATGCGGACGACGCGGTAGCCGACGGGGCCGCCCGCGTCGGGGTCGCGCAACTGGCCCAGCATGAGGTCGGGGAGCATGTTCCCCCGGACGCGGCCGACCCGGTAGGTGCGTTCGGCGAGCCCGGGCGAGAGGTCCCCCTCGCGGGCGAGGAGGGCGACGGCGACGACGTGGCCGTCGTGGGTGAGCGCTCTCGTCGTGACGTTGGGCGCGTCGAGCAACCGCGCGAGGTCGTTGGGTTCCGTCCGGTAGTGCGCGAGGACGAGCAGGCCGAACAGCTCCCGGAGGACGTGTTCGTCCGCGAGCAGGTCCTCGGGGGTCGGGCGCTCGTAGGCGACCGTCTCGGGTGTCGCGTCGACCACGAGCGGCTCGACGGGGGGCCCGGCGTCGAGCAGGAGCGCGCGGAACAGCCACGGCTCGACGGGGTCGCTCGCGGCGTACCGGATGGGCGCGCGCATCGAGCAGTCGGTCACGTCGCGGTCGCTCGACGCGAGGCGCTCGCGGAACCGCACGGAGAAGCCCCGTCCCGCCCCCTCGTAGCCGTGGACGGTGGTGGCGAAGCCGACCGGCGGGCCGGAGAGGAACGACCCGAGCAGCGAGACGGGGAGGCCGGCCGCCTCGTCGACGAGGAGCACGTCGGCGTCGCTCTCGACGGCGTGGGCGGGACGCTCGAAGCGGACGCGGCCGCCGTCGGTCGCGGCGAGCGTCCCCTCCCGCTCGACGAGGACGCCGAGCGTATCGAGGAGTTCGCGGGCGCGGGCGAACAGTTCGCCCGCCCCCCGACGGCTGGGCGCGGTGACGAGGACGTCGCGGCCGGCGGCGGCGAGCGACCCGGCGGCGAGGCCGGCGGCGCTCGACTTCCCCCGGCCGCGGTCGGCCTCGACGACCACCACGCCCTCCGGCGACCGGAGCGCCTCGAACGCCCGGAGCGCCGCGACCTGGTCGTCGGTCAGACAGGCGCGGTAGGCGGCGACCGGGAAGGCGTGGCGCTCGGGAGGTGCGGGTGCGGGGCGCTCGCGCGCCGGGAGCGGGTCGGTCAAACCGTCGCGCTCGACGGTTCCCGTCTCCGCGTCGAGGACGGCGACGCCGGGGTGCTGGCGCAGGAGGCCGACCAGCCGGCGGCGGAAGTTCCCGCCCACAGCGTCGAGGTCGGCCGGCGGGACGGCGAGCGACTCGTCGAAGCGGTCGCGTCGGGCGGGCCAGTCGTCGAGCGGCGGGGCGAGGAGGACGAGGAGGCCGCCGCCGTCGACGGCGCCGGCGGCCCGTCCGAGCGCGTTGGGCCGACACTCCTCGTGGGCGTCGACGACGACGCACTCGCGCGTCGTCCCGAGCAGGTCGTCGGCGCGGCGCGGTTCGAGGCGGGGGAGGTCGGCGTCGGTGTGGCCGAGCAGGTGGACGTCGTCGACGTCGGCCGCGTCGAGGAAGGGCGAGAGGGCGTCGAGGCAGGCCCCGTGGGAACCGGTGAGGACGACGAGGCGGCGCTCGTTCGCCCGGCGGGCCTCCGCGCGGAGCGCGCGCGGGAGGGAGTCGAACATGGGGTGAGGTGAGCGACCGGCGGTAATGCCTCCTGCGGTCGGCGGTACAGTAAGGAGCCTCCCCCTCGTCTCGCCGCCATGCGCGAAACCAACCGGCAGTGGGTGCTCGCCGAGCGCCCCGCGGGCCGCCCGACAGTGGAGTGCTTCGACCTGGTCGAGGAGGCGGTCCCCGACCCCGGCCCCCGAGAGGTGCTCGTCCGAACGCGGTACATGTCGGTCGACCCGTACATGCGCGGGCGGATGCGCGACGCCGACTCCTACGCCGAACCGTGGGACGTCGGCGAGGTGATGCACGCGGGCGTCGTCGGCGAGGTGGTCGAGTCGAACAGTCCGAAGTGGGACGCGGGCGACGTCGTCAACGGCAACCTCCGGTGGGCCGACTACGCGGTGGCCGACGAGGACCAGCTCGTCGCCGTCGACCCGGAGCGCGCGCCCATCTCGACGGCACTCGGCGTCCTCGGGATGCCGGGGCGGACGGCCTACTTCGGCCTGCTGGACGTGGGCGAACCGAAGCCGGGGGACACCGTCCTCGTCTCGGGGGCGGCGGGCGCCGTCGGCTCCGTCGTGGGCCAGATAGCGAAACACGCCGGCTGTCGCGTCGTCGGCGTCGCGGGCGCCGACGAGAAGGTCCACTGGCTGACCGGCGAACTCGGCTTCGACGAGGCCATCAACTACGACACGACCGAGAACCTGCGCGCCGCC
This genomic window contains:
- a CDS encoding universal stress protein, with amino-acid sequence MTEKVLVPVDGSPLSMRALRVALAERSDATVTALHVIDPSEPGYSYFGADVDVRSEPRHGTDEWFERADGYERDLFAEAADVAAEYDRPLETVTLVGDPARVIVDYVVDHGFDHVVLGSHGRGEDSHVTLGSVTEAVAFRAPVRVSIVR
- a CDS encoding metallophosphoesterase — protein: MTEYYFISDLHIGGDEQLQTCEFEAELTEFLQDLAGHDDAELVVLGDLFGLWEFTGVEGLAKLDLLEEHHPWLFEQLRETGETVQITLIPGNHDYELACYPEYEERLAEYNVSLERELHLTREVAGRTVWAEHGMQHDPNNRMPDFGNPHANPVGYFVVRRVVAQAGRLSGHSRYNWPRDIQSVAPMEEIPRWILSNYFYREMSPYLRFVVAPVLLLFNVSLLYLAGLALEELGAIPAGVLQADALARTFGVAGFVLEAFLFVNVLLVLLLVVVSIPLWFFDRDVRRTIRRFGLLTSGLQVGQGDERFLDAARSVFADRPDVAVYVYGHTHRASLTRLGDRLVLNTGTWLKRLVRVPARIGRLPGVYHPSFRLNYFRIREEDGDLVVEYERIEKEPDERLSPLQRLVRTRPPREDPIPERTVLPGDLSDEDDDHHRGQHRQREQYLDDG
- a CDS encoding DUF456 domain-containing protein, which codes for MSEATTLLAFALLALGVVGAVLPLLPGALLSLAGVYVYWWGTGYADPTLVVLVGLTLVGVATALVDYFGGAIAARTGGASVATTAIAATAGVLLMLVSGPVGLLVGVAGTVFVLEYGRHRDPRAGARTALYATVGVLASTVVQVLLTLAMLAAMVVVVLV
- the tmcA gene encoding tRNA(Met) cytidine acetyltransferase TmcA, whose product is MFDSLPRALRAEARRANERRLVVLTGSHGACLDALSPFLDAADVDDVHLLGHTDADLPRLEPRRADDLLGTTRECVVVDAHEECRPNALGRAAGAVDGGGLLVLLAPPLDDWPARRDRFDESLAVPPADLDAVGGNFRRRLVGLLRQHPGVAVLDAETGTVERDGLTDPLPARERPAPAPPERHAFPVAAYRACLTDDQVAALRAFEALRSPEGVVVVEADRGRGKSSAAGLAAGSLAAAGRDVLVTAPSRRGAGELFARARELLDTLGVLVEREGTLAATDGGRVRFERPAHAVESDADVLLVDEAAGLPVSLLGSFLSGPPVGFATTVHGYEGAGRGFSVRFRERLASSDRDVTDCSMRAPIRYAASDPVEPWLFRALLLDAGPPVEPLVVDATPETVAYERPTPEDLLADEHVLRELFGLLVLAHYRTEPNDLARLLDAPNVTTRALTHDGHVVAVALLAREGDLSPGLAERTYRVGRVRGNMLPDLMLGQLRDPDAGGPVGYRVVRIATHPAVRSRGLGGHLLDRVHAEFEGDVDWFGVSYGATPRLLSFWASRDYATVHLSTTRNETSGEHSAAMLRPARGAALAARHARWFRERAAGVLSDSLSHLPPDVVRGALAATDEPFAATLTDREWRLVAAAGYGPGQFDVHPDPFRRLAVRALTDPDGPLSADAERLLVRRVLQGHDWEAVAAELGYHSASGARRDVGRACRALCARYGGDASAAERGRYDE
- a CDS encoding NADP-dependent oxidoreductase, producing the protein MRETNRQWVLAERPAGRPTVECFDLVEEAVPDPGPREVLVRTRYMSVDPYMRGRMRDADSYAEPWDVGEVMHAGVVGEVVESNSPKWDAGDVVNGNLRWADYAVADEDQLVAVDPERAPISTALGVLGMPGRTAYFGLLDVGEPKPGDTVLVSGAAGAVGSVVGQIAKHAGCRVVGVAGADEKVHWLTGELGFDEAINYDTTENLRAAVAAACPDGVDVYYDNVGGPITDAAFANLAVRARVVVCGQISLYNAEERPTGPRQLGELITKRARVEGVLVRDYVERYEEANERLARWVGDGTVQYRETVTEGLENAPDAFLGLFDGVNVGKQVVKVSEYEPG